The Liquorilactobacillus nagelii DSM 13675 DNA window GGATTTTCATGAGATTAAGGTTCGGAGATTTAACTACCGTCTATGTTAGAAAGCCACAGCAGACAGTTGACAATGAGGGCAATATCATCACAGGCGGTTGGTCAGATCCAATTGAAATCAAAATGAATGTTCAGAGTGCCGGTGGCCAAGTTAATGCACAGGTGTGGGGCAAACAGCTTAAATACATTAAGTCATGCAAGTACCAAGGCAATGTGCTTAACGAAAACGAAAGTGAAAACTGGGGTGTTTGCTTAAATGTAGTCAAAACTGATGAGCCAGACTATCTAATCAATCAAGTCCAGACGTATTCAACTCATAAAAATATCACACTTGAAAAACGTGACCAGGGGAGTGACGACGATGGCTGATATTGAGATTAAAGGGCTAGATAGTTTGAAAGCTAAATTGCAAAAGCTACCTAGCATTTTTCATGATTCTATCTGGGATGGCGCTTTTGATGTAGCTGAGAAAGCTGAGGGCTATGCAGTTAAAGAGCTTCAATCATCTGTTAAACATGGCACTGGTGAATTAGCACGTAGCTTGAAGTATGAAGTTGTTGAAAAAGATGGCAAGATAGTTGGTCGTGTTTGGACAGACGACAAGATTGGGGTTTTTAGAGAATTAGGAACTGGTCTTGTTGGACAAGAATCACCTAAAAAACTGCCTGATGGATTTGAGCCGTCGTATCGACAGACACCGTGGTTTATTCCAGCTGACAAAGTAGATGTTGATTTAAATGCTATCTATGGCATGCCTAAGATTGTCATAAAAGGTAAGACATATTATCGCACCAAAGGACAACCGGCACGGCAATTTTTAACACCGGCTATTGATCAGACGTCCGATGAAGCTGACCAGATTGTTGTTAATCGAATTAACACAGCTTTGCATAACAAGTTGGGGGGTTAGCAGATGGATATAATCAATATGAAAACAATAGCGTATCAAACTATTAAGTCGGTTACAGACATCAAGCTTGTCACAACTAACTATCCTGATACATTCACTGTTTACCCTACTGCAATATATTCAGCAGAACACAAAAGCCATTTTAGAGATTCGAGTATGAACGAGTTGCAAACGGAATGGACCATTACAGTAGACATCTTTAAAGATCAAGGAAGTTTAACAGACATTACAAATAAGCTCATAGCGCTTTTTAGTGCTATGGGCTTTTCTAATGATGTCGGTGATGAAAACTTGAACGGTATTTCAAGAGTATTTATCAAATTTACAGGAATTGTAGATAACGAAATGAACAGAGTTTACGAAAACTAAGGAGGAATAATTAATGGTTAATATTGATTTACAAAAATTTGCAGTTGATCCAAGCGATGGGTTGGTTGCGACAGGAACAACACTGGGGATGTCCACAGATGGTACATCTTTTACAACTATCGCGGGTTTGAAAACAGTACCCGACATCGGTGCTGACCCAGAAACAGTTGATGTTACTGATTTATCTGATACTAAAAAGAAAAGTGTTGCGGGTATTGAAAATACGCAAAACCTTGCTCTTGCTTGCGTTTATAAAGGCACTAACTTTGCAGATCTAATTTCTAAATCAGGCGACGGAAATCAATATCATTGGAAGGTGACTTATCCAGACGGTTTAGTAGCAACATTCCAAGGGTCATTTACTTTGAAAATTGGAAATGTTGCAGTTAACGGTGCTATGGACTTTACCATCACAGTTGTTGTTTCAGATGGCCCAGATTTTACAGCGCCTAGTACAGGCACGAATGGGCAGTGATAGTCAGACGGTAGCTAACTAATCGATTCAACATATAGTCGCCTTTGAAATACACAATAGCTTATGCGGCGGCTTTTAAAATTAGGAGGAAATGTATATGCCAGTAAAAAAAGCAACAAAAGAAATTAACTTTGGTGGATTAAATCTTGAATTAAAGCTTGGAGCACGCGACATTTTAGAGATTGAAAAACGCTTAGGCAAATCTATGATGTCATTATTCATGAGTGGTGACGGAGAGATGAAATTGCCACCTATTAATGAAATTTTGATTGTATTGCAAGGCGCTAATCAAGTTCACGGTGTGACCGATAACGATATTTTTAAGGCTTTTGAAAAGTATCTGGATGAAGGACATTCACCAATGGATTTGTTTAAAGTGCTAACTGATTTATTTCAAGAATCAGGTTTTTTCGGCAAAAAGGATTTGGGTTCGAAGACAGCTTCGGAATCTCGACTGAGCCTGCTAGACAACAATCAGTAAACAACTATCAAACGATAAGTGAACTGTTAAGAGCTATCTATCCGGTTGCTGTCCAGTATGGTGTTGATGCAGAACAGTTTTGGGAAATGAGCTTTGAAGAAATCATGGTTCAGACACTTGCTAATCGCAAAAATCGAGTGGATGAAATGAAATTTAGAGCAATGATGGATCATCAGCAGGCAAATCTAATGTCTTATGCGTTCAATGATCCAAGCAAAATGCCTAAAGTTGAAGAGGCTTATCCTTTTTTGAAAGATGAGCAGAAAAAGCAAGCTGAACAAGTACCGCAATGGAAAATAAATCAGTTAAAGATGATAGCTAGGGCTAAGCAAATTAAGCAAGCTAGAAAAAAGTTACAGAAAGGAAGTGAATAACGTGGAATTAGAGGAACTTGAGGTCCTTTTTAAAGTCAATACTGCACAAATCCAGCCTATGTTAGATAAGTTGCAAGAAGCTTTTAGTAACGTAACTGGCAAGATTGCTGACACTACAAAAAGTGGCATGCAAAAAACAGAAGATTCAATGAACATTTCCAGCGGCTTGAAAAAGGTTCAAGAACAGATTAAACAGCTTAACGAAACAGTAAGTACTTCATTTGAAAAGATGTCTGATACCACTAAAAGTGATGCTGCTAAGATTAGCCAAAATGCTAGCAAAATGTTCAGTGGAACAAAACAAAAGGTTAGTACAGATTTACAATCGATTGTTTCTGAGATCAATACAAAAATGCAACAAGCTCGTGCAGCTCAGGCTAAAGTAAATGAGCTTCTTGGGCGGAAAAATTCTCTAAGCAATGAACAGCAAAATGGCAAGCAAGGAGTTAAGATTGACAACCAAGTAGCTTCAGCACAGGCTCAAATGACACGTTATCAGAATCAAGCTAAAGCGTTAGCACAAGCGATGCAACGTGAGTTCAACGCAATCCCCGATTCATTAAAACGAATTAGCACTGCTATGGATCAAAACGAAGGCAAAATTAATACTCTGAGAAGTCAACTAAAAAGGTTACAGCAATCTTATGAAGATGTTCAAGGTGCCGCACAAGTTGCCCCTGGAAACAAAAGAACACAAGCTAACCTAACATCGCTTGAAAAGTCAATGATGTCGACACGGGACAAAATGAACAAACTTATTAGTGGTAATGATGAACTTGCACAGTCTTATGCTTACATTGAGGATCGTGCAAAGCCACTTAAAGCTGCACTTGCACAAGTGGATACAGAGTTAGGTTCAACCGCAGCCGTGGCAAGCAAATCTTCAAGTGTGTTTAGCCGTTTAGGTGGTTCAATGGGTAATTTTGGTAATCGTATGCGCAATATTGGCAGCTCTATCCGTGAAGCAACAAGTGGAATGAGATTGTTTGGAAGTTCCAGCGAGATGTCAATGAATCGCGCTAGCCGTGCCGGCCGAAGCTGCTATGGAGTTTTAAGTAGTATCCGCCAGCAATTAGTATTTTTACCGTCAATGTTGCTTGTCTATGGCCTGCTGTACAATGGCATAACAAATATGGCCAGTGGCATGTTGTCAGCACTAAAAACTAATCAGCAGTTTGCTACTAGCCTTAATCAGATAAAAGTAAACCTTTTAACTGCTTTTTACCCGATTTATTCAGCCGTTTTACCAGCAATTAATGCTATGATGTCGGCGATTTCTAAAGCAACATCTTGGATAGCACAATTTACATCTGCGTTGTTTGGAATGAACTATTCTACAGCTAAAAAAGGAGCTTCTAGCCTATATTCACAAATTCAGGCAATGAATGATACAAGTTCAGCATCTTCTAAGTCGTCTAAGGCAATTAAGGAAGCTAACAAGCAAATCACTGCTTCAAACAAAGCTAATGCTGAAGCGGTCAAAAAAGCGAACGAACAAATTAAAGCTTCGAATCGGACTGGTGCTGCTCAAGTTAAAGAGGCTAATAAGCAGATTACGGCATCTAACAAAGCTGCTGAAGCATCTTATGAACAGCAAAAGAAAGCTGCACAAGATTTAGCTGACTCCCTAATGGGATTCGATGAACTCAATATTCTTGACAAAAATCAGTCTAATGATATCCAAAAACCTGATAAACAATCACTTGAATCATATGATTCACAGCCAACCGAATCATCACCAGATTCTCAATCACTTGAAAGCTCTGATGATGATGGCGATTCAGGCGACAACGGAATTAATTTTGATACACCTAACACTGTATTTGGTTCTGCAGGTGACGCTGCTAAGGAACTACAAAAAATTCTTGGTGAACTGTTTGACCCGATGAAAGAAGCTTGGGATGCTAAAGGACAAGCAGTTATGGACGCTGCCGAATATGCTTGGAAAGAACTAGAACACGCTGTTGAAGATGTTGGTAAATCATTCATGCACGTTTGGGACAATGGAACTGGCGAAAAAACAGTAGAAAACTTGCTGCAATTGTTAGCTGATATGCTTAATATTATCGGTGATATAGCCAAGGCCTTTTCTGAAGCATGGGAAAAAAATGACGCTGGCACTAAGTTGATTCAGACTATTTTCAATTCATTAAACGATGTTTTGAAATTAATCCATGACATTGCTACCTCATTTAGACAGGCTTTTAATGACAATAATTTAGGTGAACAAATATTCAGTAATCTTATCAAGTTAGCAACTACTTTAGCTGATATAGTTGGCGATTTCGCCAAAGCGTTTGATGCGGCTTGGGAAAAAGGCAATGCAGGAACTAACCTATTTAAAGCAATTCTAAATTTGGCTAATCAAGTGCTAGTATTGCTTAATAATATTGCTACTTCTTTCCGCAATGCATTCAACGATGGAACCGGTGAAAAAATATTCTCAAATATACTTGGAATTGCTACAGATGTATTTAAAATAATTGGCAATTTTGTAGGGCAATTTGATAAAGCTTGGCAACATGGAAATACTGGCACTTCAATCTTCAAAACGTTGCTAGGCATGGTAAATGACATGCTAGGCGCTTTAAAAGATATGGCTGATTATACGGTTACATGGGCTAAAAAGCTTGATTTCTCACCATTATTGCAATCTATAGACAATTTATTACAAGCAATCAGACCAATAGCTAAAGATGTTTGGGATGGGGTTGCTTGGGGATATGAAAATGTCTTATTGCCCCTTGCTAAATTCACCATTACAGAATTAGTTCCTAACTTCTTAAATCTATTAGCAGCTGCTTTAAAATTAGTCGGTTCAATTATTAACGCAGCTAAGCCAGCATTCCAATGGATATGGGATTCATTCTTTGAGCCTATAGCAAAATGGACTGGCGGAGTAATAGTTGGAGTTATGAAAGACTTAACTTCTATTATGAGTGGATTAGCAGATGTTATAGACAAACATAAAACGGCTTTTGAATTAGTTGCAAAAGCAATTGTAACGATGTTGACAGTTAAATTAGTTGCTGGCGGTTTAGATAAAGGCGTGGGACTAGTTGGAAAATTAGCAGATAGTGCAACTATATTATCTGGTAATAAACATTTGTTAATGGACTTTTTTGGAAAAATAACAGGACTATCCGATTTGAAGTCGGCAGTTACAAATCTAAAAACTATAAAAGATGTTACAAAAGAACTTGTAGTCCAAAATTGGCAGAATTTTGTGACAGATGCTAAAAATCTTGCAAGCGTAACATGGTCATCATTTACGAAAATTGGAACACTTATAATTGATTTGTCAAAGGCTACATGGGGAGAATTTATGACCTATGTTAGCGGAATGAAAAAGTTAGCGCAAATGAGTTGGTCGGGATTAGTCACAGCTGCTTCAGCAATCAAAAACTGGGGTGGATGGGCTAAACTCGCCGCGGCAGGACAAGTTATTTTAAATGCTGCTATGGACTTGAACCCTTATGTACTGTTAGCTGCTGCAGTGGCAGCAGTTGTAGTTGGACTAGTTGCACTGTACAAGCATGATAAGAAGTTTCAGAAGTTCTGTAATGATGTGTACAAGTCGATTACTAAGTGGATGGGTGATTCACTAACTTGGCTTAGGAAAAACTGGGTGCAAGCAACTGTAACGATCATCAATCCCATTGCAGGAGTAGCTCTTTGGTTTCTAAAAGATACCTCTGTCGGTAAGAGCATTATAAAGTGGGCTGCCTCATTGCCTGGCAAAGCGGCTGGTTGGGCTAAATCAGTTGGTCCTGAAATTAATCAGCATATCAGCGACGCTAAAAAAGATATCCAAAAAGCAGGTAAAAACGTTGGCGATTGGTTCAACGGCTTCCAGCCTGATGCCAATCGAGAATTATCTAATTGGGCTGGTGGATTAGGCCAGTTAGTCAGTGACGCGATTAATGGAACTAAAGACAAAGCATCTGATGCTAAAAAGCTAGTTCAAAATGCAGGGCAAAATATTGGCACTTGGATCAATGGTTTTCAATCCGATGCAAATAAAGTGATGTCTAGTTGGGCATCTAGCCTCGGGCAGCTGATACATGATGCTATATCAGGAGCCAAAAGCAAAGCGTCAAGTGTTGAAAATCTTGTTACAGAGGCTGGTGCTTTAATTGGAAATTGGGTTAATGAATTCCATGACAGTGCCAACAAGACAATGTCATCATGGGCTAGTGGGCTAGGAACTTTCGTAAGGAATGGAATAAACGGTTCTCAGACACTAGCTCAACAAGCTGGGTCCGCACTTGGAAATTGGGTCAATGACTTCCGTAGCAACGCTAGCCGCACGGCAAGTAACTGGGCTTCTTCACTAGGAAACACAGTTAGAAATGGTATCAATGGTGCTAGAGATTTAGCGCAAAACGCTGGTTCGGCATTAGGTGGTTGGGTCAATGACTTCAGAAACAATGCAAGTAATACGCTAAACAACTGGGCTAGCAGCCTAGGTGGAACAGTTAGAAATGGCATCAATGGTGCACGCTCATTAGCTGAAAGTGCTGGCTCTGCAATTGGAAGTTGGATTTCTAATTTCCGTGGTGGAACAGCCCAAACATTATTTAATTGGGCAGGTAACCTAGGCGGAAGTATTGCTACAGGAATTAGAAATGGCTTAAGTGCTATCAAAAGTGCTATGAATGATGTTGCTGATACAATTAAATCTCCCGTAAAGTCTGCTGTTAATAAAGTTAAGGATGGCATTAATTGGGTTCTTAACAAAGTTGGTGCTGGTAGTCCCAGCTGGGGCTGGTTCAATTGGGCCAAAGGCACTAACAGCCACCCTGGTGGCTTGGCTATGGTTAATGATCAACAAGGACCAAGCTATCGTGAATCATTTGAATTGCCAAACGGGAAAAAGGGGATTTTCCCAGATGTGAGAAACTTAGTCTTGCCACTGCCTAAGGGTACGAAAGTTAAAACTGCCTCTGAAACTCAAAAAACTATGAGCCATATTATGCCACATTATGCTAGCGGCATTGGCTCATTCGATTTTGACTTTAGTGGGCTCGATGCTCTATCTAAAATCAATTGGGGTGACCTGTTTAGTGGAATTGGTAGTGGAATCGGAAACATTTGGGATGGTGTCACTGATGAGTTTGACAGCATTTTGTCAGATATATCACATCCAAAAAAACTGCTAGATTATATGGTTAATAAGTTTATGACTTATGACTGGGGTTGGTCTGGCACACAAACTAAGCTAGCCAAAGGCACTGTCGGAACATTAGAAAATGGTTTAACAGGCTGGGCTAAAAACATTATGAAGAAATTTGGCATTGGCACTCAAACTGGCCCTGGTGCAACAGGGTGGACAGATGCTGTTAAAAAAGCTCTTGCTAAGCTAGGTTTACCAACAACTTCTGATTATGTTAGTGCTTGGGTAAAACAGATCCAGACTGAATCAGGCGGAAACGAAAAAGCAATGGGTGGCAACGACGGCTTATCAGACGGCAACGCTGAGGGATTATTGCAAGTTAAACCGCCTACTTTCGCCGCTTACCACTTATCGGGCTTTAATGATATATGGAAAGGCTACGATAACATGCTGGCTGGCATTAACTATGCTAGACACCGCTATGGAGTATCAGGAATGCTAGATGTAATCGGTCATGGTCATGGCTACGAAAATGGTGGTTACGGAGATCAGCAAGGCTTGTACCCGTTGTTCGAAGGCAATAAGCCTGAAATAGTTTTACCGTTGACTAATAAGGAACGGACGTTAAGCCTGATCCAACAAGCATTAAAATTTATCGGCATGAACTTTAGCAATGGTTTTCAAATGCCGTCAAGCCTAACTGCTCAAACAAGTTTGACTAGTTCAAGTTCAGTATCTAATGAGCAAAACACAGCAACAGCTGGCGTAACAAGTGGTGGAATTAATGAACTTGGTAGCACTATTGTTAATGCTTTGCTTCAAGGATTGCAGATGAGCAGCTTGAAT harbors:
- a CDS encoding HK97 gp10 family phage protein; translation: MADIEIKGLDSLKAKLQKLPSIFHDSIWDGAFDVAEKAEGYAVKELQSSVKHGTGELARSLKYEVVEKDGKIVGRVWTDDKIGVFRELGTGLVGQESPKKLPDGFEPSYRQTPWFIPADKVDVDLNAIYGMPKIVIKGKTYYRTKGQPARQFLTPAIDQTSDEADQIVVNRINTALHNKLGG
- a CDS encoding phage tail tube protein, producing MVNIDLQKFAVDPSDGLVATGTTLGMSTDGTSFTTIAGLKTVPDIGADPETVDVTDLSDTKKKSVAGIENTQNLALACVYKGTNFADLISKSGDGNQYHWKVTYPDGLVATFQGSFTLKIGNVAVNGAMDFTITVVVSDGPDFTAPSTGTNGQ
- a CDS encoding DUF6096 family protein, which encodes MYMPVKKATKEINFGGLNLELKLGARDILEIEKRLGKSMMSLFMSGDGEMKLPPINEILIVLQGANQVHGVTDNDIFKAFEKYLDEGHSPMDLFKVLTDLFQESGFFGKKDLGSKTASESRLSLLDNNQ